A segment of the Deinococcus depolymerans genome:
CGTCAAACGGCACCGGGGGAAGATGGGGCTCCAGACGAAAAGCCGCGCCGTTCAACTCGGGAAGAAGGGTGAAGCCCTGCTTACTCAACTTGCGCAGGCGCGGGGCTTGACGACTCAGCCCCGCTTGTTAGAGAATGACCCTTACGACCTCATTATTGAGGGACAATTAGTAGACGTTAAGACCACGGAAATGTCTTCCGACGGATCATGGAAGTTTCACCTTCCCCGTCAAAGAACAAGCTTCTACGGTCAGTACACCTACCCCAAAAACTATTCAGCCGACTGCGACGTCATAGCACTCGTATGCCTCAAGGCACTCGAAGATCCTGACGTTTACTTTCTCCCCAGTGGAGATGTTCCGACACTCGTCGAAATCCGCAGCGGTGGCCGCTTCGCCTCCAGGCGAAATGATTGGTCCTTATTGCTCCCGGCGTCGGCCGCGGCCGCCTGACGTTTTCCATTCCCAGACTCGTTCCCAGTTCCCCCAAGGAGGTCCACTTGATTCACCCCTACCCTACCCCGCTCCCAGTCCCACTCGACGTCATCCCCCCTACCCCGTCCGTCGATTCCTCTCCGGCAGGCCGCATCATCCTCCCGACCGAGTTCACGCTGACCGAGTTGCAGACGATGCCCCTTCCACCCGAGCGGTTCACGGTCACCAACCTGCTGCCCGTCGGCCTGACCCTGCTGGCCGGGAAACCCAAACTCGGGAAGAGCTGGCTGGCCCTTCAGCTTGCCCTCAGCCTGACCGAAGCGCGACCGTTCCTGAACGAGCAGGTCACCGCAGGGGACGTCCTGTACCTCGCCCTGGAGGACAGTCCAGCCCGGCTGCTGAAACGTACCGAGCTGCTGGAACCCGAGACGGCCGTGCACACCCTGGCCTTCAGAACGCAGGTCCCGAACGCTTACGAGGACCGGGTTACGGTGTTACGGGAGTGGCTACACGCACACCCGAATGCCAGC
Coding sequences within it:
- a CDS encoding AAA family ATPase, whose translation is MIHPYPTPLPVPLDVIPPTPSVDSSPAGRIILPTEFTLTELQTMPLPPERFTVTNLLPVGLTLLAGKPKLGKSWLALQLALSLTEARPFLNEQVTAGDVLYLALEDSPARLLKRTELLEPETAVHTLAFRTQVPNAYEDRVTVLREWLHAHPNASCVIIDVWGRFAPALNGKDDYGQVTRIGSWLELCPTGNALRP